The proteins below are encoded in one region of Mya arenaria isolate MELC-2E11 chromosome 15, ASM2691426v1:
- the LOC128218908 gene encoding slit homolog 1 protein-like, with product MEAIGPLGLTLIMTSLITCLTYTNVSEACPVECTCNADLVVCTNVSALPDLSNRSMVRKLIIRNHKIPSLRKGDFKGFTKLLQLEITNGTMTSLEAGAFDDVNETIEEMSLIHNQIEGLIAGVFVNIKNMRKLTLRHNRINIIRTGTFVNLLRLNTLYLGWNKLQKLENNSFVGVPDLTTLYLVFNNLKVIPFNALQGCNNLTDLYLTTNDIASAQDGTTSVRLPSLEVLELDNNPLLTVKSAFPNIGDRFVELNLGFSGIRTFDHTVWSNLGGLKRLVLNGIHVDHLVSGMFHGLTSLDTLLLMFMHDLISIGPDAFSGLDSLRNIDLSHSEFLLVIEETAFMSTKNLTHLYLNNCSLSYIPANLVAWSTLIGLNVTNNPIHCDCKNSWMLDDDIFGNNTYVKNEIQNLKCASPKKHRGQSIGSLKMQQLCEAESSYFTTGVIIIVVCLVLVSIITYIIKKRSHIYMWCHRYFMYRRYTNDMVFTVNRDNSIAELEDTVETRPLAVMRLETEPL from the coding sequence ATGGAAGCTATAGGACCATTAGGCTTGACGCTAATAATGACGTCATTAATCACGTGCCTAACATACACGAACGTCAGTGAAGCGTGTCCTGTCGAGTGCACGTGTAACGCTGATCTAGTTGTTTGTACAAATGTGTCGGCTCTTCCGGATTTAAGTAACAGATCCATGGTACGGAAATTGATAATCAGAAATCACAAAATCCCGTCGTTAAGGAAGGGAGATTTTAAAGGAtttaccaaacttttacagCTAGAAATCACCAACGGAACGATGACATCACTGGAGGCTGGGGCGTTTGATGACGTCAACGAAACTATTGAAGAAATGAGTCTCATACATAATCAAATTGAAGGCTTAATTGCTGGTGTATTTGTAAACATCAAGAATATGAGGAAATTAACTTTAAGGCACAATAGGATTAATATTATACGGACTGGAACATTTGTGAATTTATTAAGATTAAACACACTCTATCTTGGATGGAATAAACTGCAAAAGCTTGAAAACAACTCATTTGTTGGTGTTCCGGATTTAACTACATTGTATCTCGTGTTCAACAATTTGAAAGTAATTCCGTTCAATGCATTACAAGGTTGTAATAATCTGACAGATCTGTACCTGACGACCAATGATATAGCGAGCGCGCAAGATGGTACGACCTCAGTACGGTTACCATCGCTTGAAGTATTGGAACTAGACAATAACCCTCTCTTGACAGTAAAATCTGCGTTTCCCAATATAGGAGACAGGTTTGTCGAGTTGAATCTCGGCTTCTCGGGAATACGAACGTTTGACCACACAGTTTGGAGCAACCTTGGAGGACTTAAACGCTTGGTTTTGAACGGCATCCACGTCGATCACTTGGTGTCTGGAATGTTCCATGGCCTTACATCCCTGGACACACTCTTGTTAATGTTCATGCACGATTTGATCAGCATCGGTCCAGACGCATTTAGCGGACTCGATAGTTTGAGGAACATTGACCTGAGTCACAGCGAGTTTCTACTCGTTATCGAAGAAACCGCCTTCATGTCCACGAAAAACCTCACTCATTTGTATCTAAACAACTGTTCCCTTTCCTACATTCCAGCCAATCTCGTCGCCTGGTCCACATTGATCGGATTGAACGTTACAAACAATCCAATACATTGTGACTGTAAAAATAGTTGGATGTTGGACGATGACATATTTGGCAACAACACTTACGTCAAAAACGAAATCCAAAACCTGAAGTGCGCTTCTCCAAAGAAACACAGAGGTCAAAGTATCGGAAGTCTCAAAATGCAACAACTCTGCGAGGCGGAAAGTTCCTATTTTACAACAGGGGTCATAATTATTGTAGTCTGCCTGGTGCTAGTGTCGATAATAACTTATATCATTAAGAAACGCAGCCACATCTACATGTGGTGTCACCGTTATTTCATGTACCGTAGATATACCAATGACATGGTTTTTACTGTGAACAGGGATAACTCTATTGCCGAGTTGGAAGACACGGTGGAAACACGGCCACTAGCTGTCATGCGACTAGAAACTGAGCCTCTGTAG
- the LOC128218726 gene encoding serine/threonine-protein kinase SIK2-like, whose translation MSSEPETKRRKMMDALVSGNSGDDTVQETTQVTGVLANKTLASRAATASPSGDFADTSSHKCVALIASESSAIVSDAPERHIDVFEQNCEFGDSWANKFQLPLSKCTQRTIRTGNNFYDAIIPDLQLIGYKALQIIAKGKSGALVLAQNLHKVQNLDESETIPVALKLNSGKSRRTGNRPGAKVEMHEEMEIHRKLAHSNIVRWLSNLEYEGRLATVMEYCENGTLEDLLKLQTARFLPETVARRYFWQMHAAVEYLHGEGVAHRDICPQNLLIDRNNVLKLCDFRFAVNVYPGYNLKEECGSLGYQAPEVLSGSPYNPSLVDIWAMGATLYVMCTSRPPLGTIRSDILENSTREISFPASRVMTFSIAYKELVRGQLAAVPSSRYSLNRIAHSAWFTKADNSLRIGNFYRIRQPCKMSEGALERDVKENLKI comes from the exons ATGAGCTCTGAGCCGGAAACGAAGCGACGTAAAATGATGGATGCACTTGTCAGCGGAAATAGCGGCGATGATACCGTGCAGGAAACCACGCAAGTCACTGGAGTGTTGGCCAACAAAACGCTGGCTAGCCGGGCGGCCACTGCCTCCCCTTCCGGTGATTTCGCTGATACATCCTCGCATAAATGCGTTGCTTTGATTGCTAGCGAGTCTTCAGCGATAGTGAGTGACGCCCCTGAACGCCATATTGATGTTTTCGAACAAAACTGTGAGTTTGGCGACTCTTGGGCGAACAAGTTTCAACTGCCGCTAAGTAAATGCACACAGCGCACTATACGAACTGGAAACAATTTCTATGATGCGATAATACCGGATCTTCAGCTGATAGGCTATAAAGCGCTTCAAATCATTGCAAAGGGAAAATCGGGTGCCTTAGTCTTGGCTCAAAATCTTCATAAGGTCCAAAATCTTGACGAGAGCGAGACTATTCCCGTTGCTTTAAAACTGAACAGCGGGAAATCGCGACGCACGGGTAACCGCCCCGGCGCCAAGGTGGAGATGCACGAGGAGATGGAGATCCACCGGAAGTTGGCGCATTCCAACATCGTTCGCTGGCTGAGCAATTTGGAATACGAGGGCCGCCTGGCTACCGTCATGGAGTACTGCGAGAACGGGACACTAGAGGACCTTCTCAAGCTACAG ACGGCGCGATTCCTACCGGAGACTGTCGCCAGGCGCTACTTCTGGCAGATGCACGCGGCGGTGGAGTATTTGCACGGGGAGGGCGTGGCTCACAGGGACATATGTCCCCAGAACCTACTCATAGATCGCAACAACGTCCTCAAACTCTGCGATTTCCGGTTCGCAGTTAACGTCTACCCTGGGTATAATTTGAAGGAGGAATGCGGCTCACTTG GCTACCAGGCGCCGGAAGTGCTGTCAGGGTCGCCCTACAACCCCAGTCTGGTTGACATCTGGGCTATGGGCGCCACGCTGTACGTCATGTGCACCAGCCGTCCACCCCTCGGAACCATCCG GTCGGATATTTTGGAGAACTCGACCCGAGAAATCTCGTTTCCCGCGAGTCGTGTGATGACGTTTTCCATCGCTTATAAGGAGCTTGTTAGGGGCCAGCTTGCTGCCGTCCCCTCATCCAG GTATAGCCTCAACCGTATAGCTCACAGTGCATGGTTCACCAAGGCCGACAACTCTCTTCGCATCGGAAACTTCTACAGAATAAGACAACCGTGCAAAATGAGTGAGGGCGCCCTTGAGCGGGATGTCAAGGAAAATCTCAAGATTTAA